A window from Telopea speciosissima isolate NSW1024214 ecotype Mountain lineage chromosome 8, Tspe_v1, whole genome shotgun sequence encodes these proteins:
- the LOC122671093 gene encoding uroporphyrinogen decarboxylase isoform X1, with translation MSCSYAASLSFCSLSVIPKSTCAVRSRSKFSIQCAVGGTVTEPKITTAAAEPLLLNAVQGREVERPPVWLMRQAGRYMKSYQILCEKYPSFRERSENVDLVVEISLQPWKVFRPDGVILFSDILTPLPGMNIPFDIVKGKGPIVFDPLGTAADVDQVREFIPEESVPFVGEALTILRKEVSNEAAVLGFVGAPFTLASYVVEGGSSKHFTKIKRLAFSQPKVLHALLQKFTASMVNYIQYQADKGAQAVQIFDSWATELSPVDFEEFSLPYLKQIVDSVKQTHPDLPLILYASGSGGLLERLSLTGVDVVSLDWTVDMADGRRRLGPDVAVQGNVDPGVLFGSKEFITDRINDTVRKAGKSKHILNLGHGIKVGTPEENVAHFFEVAKGIRY, from the exons ATGTCTTGTAGCTACGCTGCTTCTCTCTCATTCTGCTCTCTCTCAGTTATTCCCAAATCAACCTGCGCTGTTCGTTCAAGATCGAAGTTCAGTATCCAATGTGCTGTTGGAG GGACTGTTACGGAGCCAAAAattactactgctgctgctgaaCCTCTCTTGCTAAATGCTGTCCAAGGGCGGGAAGTTGAAAGACCACCAGTATGGCTTATGAGGCAAGCAGGGCGGTACATGAAG AGCTATCAAATCCTATGTGAGAAGTATCCTTCGTTTCGTGAGAGATCAGAAAATGTTGATCTTGTTGTTGAAATCTCTCTACAACCATGGAAAGTTTTTAGGCCTGATGGG GTCATTTTATTTTCAGACATTCTTACCCCTCTACCTGGGATGAATATACCATTTGACATTGTAAAAGGAAAGGGCCCCATCGTGTTTGATCCTCTTGGAACAGCAGCTGATGTTGATCAAGTGCGAGAATTTATTCCAGAGGAATCAGTTCCATTCGTTGGGGAAGCATTGACAATCTTGCGTAAGGAG GTAAGTAATGAAGCAGCGGTGCTGGGTTTTGTGGGGGCTCCATTCACTCTTGCATCCTATGTGGTTGAAGGTGGTTCATCGAAACACTTCACAAAAATAAAGAGACTGGCTTTCTCTCAACCCAAG GTCCTCCATGCATTATTGCAGAAATTTACAGCTTCTATGGTAAATTATATCCAGTATCAAGCGGACAAGGGAGCACAAGCTGTGCAAATATTTGATTCATGGGCCACTGAGCTCAGTCCAGTAGATTTTGAGGAGTTCAGTCTACCATATTTGAAACAGATTGTGGATTCCGTGAAACAAACCCATCCAGATCTACCTTTAATCCTTTATGCAAGCGGATCCGGGGGCTTGCTTGAGAGGTTATCGTTAACAGGTGTTGATGTTGTCAGCTTGGATTGGACAGTAGATATGGCGGATGGTAGGAGACGTTTGGGACCTGATGTGGCAGTTCAGGGCAATGTGGACCCTGGTGTTCTTTTTGGTTCGAAAGAATTCATCACCGATAGGATAAATGACACCGTGAGAAAAGCAGGCAAGAGTAAACATATTTTGAATCTCGGCCATGGGATTAAAGTAGGGACACCTGAAGAGAATGTTGCTCACTTCTTTGAGGTTGCCAAGGGGATCAGATATTAG
- the LOC122671093 gene encoding uroporphyrinogen decarboxylase, chloroplastic isoform X2 has translation MSCSYAASLSFCSLSVIPKSTCAVRSRSKFSIQCAVGGTVTEPKITTAAAEPLLLNAVQGREVERPPVWLMRQAGRYMKSYQILCEKYPSFRERSENVDLVVEISLQPWKVFRPDGVILFSDILTPLPGMNIPFDIVKGKGPIVFDPLGTAADVDQVREFIPEESVPFVGEALTILRKEVLHALLQKFTASMVNYIQYQADKGAQAVQIFDSWATELSPVDFEEFSLPYLKQIVDSVKQTHPDLPLILYASGSGGLLERLSLTGVDVVSLDWTVDMADGRRRLGPDVAVQGNVDPGVLFGSKEFITDRINDTVRKAGKSKHILNLGHGIKVGTPEENVAHFFEVAKGIRY, from the exons ATGTCTTGTAGCTACGCTGCTTCTCTCTCATTCTGCTCTCTCTCAGTTATTCCCAAATCAACCTGCGCTGTTCGTTCAAGATCGAAGTTCAGTATCCAATGTGCTGTTGGAG GGACTGTTACGGAGCCAAAAattactactgctgctgctgaaCCTCTCTTGCTAAATGCTGTCCAAGGGCGGGAAGTTGAAAGACCACCAGTATGGCTTATGAGGCAAGCAGGGCGGTACATGAAG AGCTATCAAATCCTATGTGAGAAGTATCCTTCGTTTCGTGAGAGATCAGAAAATGTTGATCTTGTTGTTGAAATCTCTCTACAACCATGGAAAGTTTTTAGGCCTGATGGG GTCATTTTATTTTCAGACATTCTTACCCCTCTACCTGGGATGAATATACCATTTGACATTGTAAAAGGAAAGGGCCCCATCGTGTTTGATCCTCTTGGAACAGCAGCTGATGTTGATCAAGTGCGAGAATTTATTCCAGAGGAATCAGTTCCATTCGTTGGGGAAGCATTGACAATCTTGCGTAAGGAG GTCCTCCATGCATTATTGCAGAAATTTACAGCTTCTATGGTAAATTATATCCAGTATCAAGCGGACAAGGGAGCACAAGCTGTGCAAATATTTGATTCATGGGCCACTGAGCTCAGTCCAGTAGATTTTGAGGAGTTCAGTCTACCATATTTGAAACAGATTGTGGATTCCGTGAAACAAACCCATCCAGATCTACCTTTAATCCTTTATGCAAGCGGATCCGGGGGCTTGCTTGAGAGGTTATCGTTAACAGGTGTTGATGTTGTCAGCTTGGATTGGACAGTAGATATGGCGGATGGTAGGAGACGTTTGGGACCTGATGTGGCAGTTCAGGGCAATGTGGACCCTGGTGTTCTTTTTGGTTCGAAAGAATTCATCACCGATAGGATAAATGACACCGTGAGAAAAGCAGGCAAGAGTAAACATATTTTGAATCTCGGCCATGGGATTAAAGTAGGGACACCTGAAGAGAATGTTGCTCACTTCTTTGAGGTTGCCAAGGGGATCAGATATTAG